The DNA segment ATGCATGGCGCCATTGGTGATGGCGCCTTCGACAGGGACGAGCCACGTGGCTGTGTCGCCACTGCGACTGGCGACAAAGGACTGCATATCGCAGCTCCTATTGGCGCGTCCAAGGGTGCATGGAAGCGCTGGTTTGACCAGCGACTTCAGCACCTGCAAGCTGCAGGCATAGTCTGCAACAGCACCTGCAGCTACTCAGATCGTAGCTGGAAGGCGCCACTGGAGGTAGCGATTTGAGTGAGAGGGAGGCGCCAGTGAGGCTTGCGTTTTCAGCTTCAGTGGTTTAAAAACCCAACTGCAGAGGGAGCTCACGCATCTTGTAAAATTTGTGTATTTGTGTGTTGAAGGTGGTTGCTTGTGTTGAGAAAGGTAGCTGGTGGTGCTGTTTAGTTTGTGTTCTTCCATTTTCCAAAAGCTTGTAAGTtatatattcaatatattttatatgttttatttaggtAGATGTTTATATGCCagattatattttgataaataaatagttttaggtAGTATAAGATAAgagaataattttgtataatttagttttaattgttaATGTTATATGGTAGATTAGATTTAGGTTTATATGACAAATTAGGAATAGTTTTACATACtctaagttattaattttatatggtagattaggaatagtttaaattttgatatgataGATTAAGTttagttgaatttttttgtaaaatagatTAGAAATAGTTTGAAGTAGcataacttattaattttagattagctTTACTTTAAATGTTGTATATGGTAgattacatttaatttaaatatttaatatcatagattaagaaaaattgtatgtactgaaaattattaattttaaattaggttagaatgaaatattttatattaccttagTTTTAGTAATTATTAGACAAAAAATGTTATGTTTAAAGTATAATAGTTTTtcgtatttaaaattattgattttgtatataaaattatattactcgtaattatttaaagtcattaattttgtatatggtAAATTATTCAtagattaagaataattttatgtagtgtaaattattaattttaggttagaatttaattttttgtattacttttgttttagtttttattttttagttttttatattacgtTAGTTTATAGtcgaaaatttaattattaattttgtatatatattattttaatttttagtcgaacattcaaatttttttcattcaaagttcaaacattcatcaatttttaacacactaaCAAATTTTGAATCTAGAACACATTTATATGACATATCCGATGGGACGATGCAAGAATGAACATTGAACCAAAAGATTAAATTGTGTCAATATGTCAAGTTCTTCTCTCCAAGATACGCTATAGAATCCAATCCTACCCAccaataactttattttatacacAATATAAACTTTATTTTGTGTCAATGTGTCAAATAATTCATGTACACATTTAATCAGCATCTAtgattattttggaaaaaaaagttataaccaaataaatttattgacaaagatgtaaataaatttatttcacgAAAATTGTTCACGGAAGGAAAAGATAGAAGCAATTAAACGCGAGTTCTGTACAAATTatcaacaccaacctaatctaattaaaaaattattacaaatttcatattcaaaatatttttattttcactcaaaatattatcttcaaattaatattgttacacaatttttcttttatttttgacatTTAAACACACATTTAAACAAGCCtatcaaatataaaagttaatttaattttaaaataaataaatactatatacgaaaaataacttaaaaataatttcataccaCAGTTTTTTTCACAGCTAAGTCCaccaaaacaaaacagaaacaaGCTCAAAGGCACGGACAATAGCTTTAAAATGAAACCTCTGAAGCACTtgcaagaaaaggaaaatgaagcAGTTGCAACAAAAACGAAATGAAGCAGTTGCAAGAACAAAAGCATAGGTATATGAAGACCCTAAATCGCCAAGGGAGCTGGCGTTTTCACCCTAAATCGCCAAAGGAGCTGGCGTTTTCAGCAAAAGCTGCACCTGCAAAAAGCAAAGCTGCAAAGCTGCACCTGCAAAAAGCAAACGCGTAGGGAAGCGCTGGTTTGACCAGCGACTCCACCCTGCATGGCCAAAGCGCCATTGCAGGTGGCGACATCGTTGCTGTCGCCAGTCGCAGTGGCGACACAGCCACGTGGCTCGTCCCTGTCGAAGGCGCCATCACCAATGGCGCCATGCATGGCTGCTACGTAGAAAAACTGCACCCCTGGAGAAATTATTTAGGAACAGCCCTATTCTGGGAAATACTTTCTAAAAGCACCCTAAAGTGGGAAATTTGCCGTTTAATGATAAGATTTTGCTAGAGAACAGTAGAGCGTTCCAACGCAATGCATATAACAGTTATCAGGCTCCATGTGAGCTTCACTAATAGAATTCAAACTgcagttaattttttattggctaCTAGGCATTTCTGCAGTCGAGCTTTCTCTAGTATTTCCCTTTGTTAAGCATTGAGACAAGGAACAATAATGCCAACAAAGTCCGAGAATGAACATTCTAagctttggtaaaaaaaaaatggattgcAAAAGAAATCACCATTCTCTCATGAACAAAAGTAATTCCCTTTGTCATGATGAAGCAAAAAATTGTAGTGCGGCGGGACACAAGTTAAAATTGGTGAGGTCCATACTACAAGAGACTATACTCACCTCAGGCCAAAATACCAAACTAGAAGAATTTCAAGTTGACCAATGACAAGATATCAGGTATGCAGGTGGAACTGGATTTTTAATGAACAAGTTCAAGAGACTATCTTTCATCTATTCCAGCAGCTGTTGAAGGTTGCTCCACAGACTTGTCAGGAGACACGGGAGATTTCTTATTTCCAGGACCTAAGGAAACCTTGACAAGGGCTGGCCTTAGAACTCGATCTCTGAGCAAGAAACCACGTCGGGATTCTTTAATTATAATCCCTTTTTTGAACTCTGTGGACTCCTCACGTGCAACGGCTTCATGTTGCTACAACAAAAGCAGATTAAACATTAGCCAAGTGTATAACTTTTTCTAAGGTATCATCAAATGTGCCTTCAACAAGCAGAAACAATGTCCACATTTTAGTTTCAAGCATATCTTGCAATGAAAATTCTTTAAGATGGGTAAAATAAGCGGGCATCCTGACAATCAGACAAGGGAAAcctatcaataaaataatatttcacttGTAGAGCAATAAATAATAGGGATAATATTTTCACTTTGTAGAGCACTTACACCTTTCCTGCCTActttatacattatttttacACGTCAAcacctattatttttaaaatattacacaTATCTCCCATGTTTTCTTGTATGAATCATACCCATAAtatccttaaaataaaaaataacaaagcaaAAGACATGTAAAGGAAGGTAAGTGTAATTGAGATAATCAAGGAGTCCAAGTGTAATAAACACTAACCTCAAGGGAGGTCAGTGTAGTTACCAGCAGTAAATAATATGTTTAAAGTTCAACCTGTGTTCCTTTACCACAAGAGTAATAAGGAGCTATTGTAGTCTTTAGGAATGTAATAGGACAATCAAGACAAGAATCACACTagccataaaaaaattaatagaaaaaactaAGGGCCTGTTTAATTCCCTTCTCAgctatttttgtgttttaaaactgttttttctaaaacaatttcaCACTACTCAGCAATTAATTTCCTATTCAAAATCTACACAGTTTTAAAATTGTTTCCAAAACTAgtgttttaaaaacaaaaacaaaaaacagaaataaatagATGTTATCACatcctttttttctatttgttcaATTGTTCAGGAGTTGAGACACTTTTGAAAAACAGAAATGTGCTCAAGGAACAaacaaattttagaaaacaGAAAACTGTTTTTGAAAACAGTAAACAAACAAGGCCTAAAACTCTAATTTGTAAATTTGGTTTCGGCCTGACCTCAAGGCATTAGAACAAATTTATAGAAGTCCTGTTACTCAACAATGATTTTCACTAACAAAACTTATAGCCCCACTATTTATATATCCTATGCTTATTATCAATTCTTATCTTGTTAGGTGTGCAAGACAGACTCTTTTGTCCAATTAATAGGATAGTATAAAGCCAATTAAGACAGTAAATTTGTAATTGTCAATTTGTTTTAATAGTTAGTGGTAAAGTAACAAGACTTAATGTAATGTAGTGTTTCACCTATATGGTGTGGATATATAATCTAGTATAAATAAACTGAGCCTTCGTCAATTTCATTATTCTGCTCATtgttttaatgattattttatctaatttcAATTCCTACTCAAAACtgctttttctttattatttgcaCTAAATAATGTAGTTAAATAACTGTTATAGCACCGCCATGACACATTAACCTTTTAGCCCTCCCCCATAGGCAATTTGTGTTGTGAAGGGAGGCCTGTTGTGACGGAGCCATAAGACACAGTGGCACGTTTATATGGCGAAATTTTGGCCTTCAGCCATCCACCATGGATCACCATTGTACtcaaattattttctataaagagtcagaataaaatttgttggaTTTGACACCCATCAAGTACCAATTCAAAACAAAAGGGAAGATATTCCACATATAAGATCTAAAGGTATTTGTAAATTTAACTTACCAAGGGATTAAACGGCTTGCCCACTGTTGCTACCACTGAAACATTATGATTCCTCAGAACCTCTACAAATTGTTTGTAAATACCTTGATAGCTAACAccaattttcttctctttctctgttgCTGCTTTAATTTGCTGTTGGGTTCTCTCAAAATTGTCGACCATCAACAAAAGCTTTTCAATGACTTGTTGCTGGGCATCGGATTGGATGTTAAGTCTCTCTTTGTCAGTCCTTTtcctaaaattatcaaaatcagCTTGTAAACGAAGATAACTCTTCTTGGAAGCAGCTTTGTCTGCCGATAAACTTGATAATTTctgaatcaatttatttttcctatttgcTATTGAATATATCCCCTCTTCAATCTGAGCTACGGTATTTTGGTCGCCATTAAAAAAGGCTTCCTTGTATGCTTCAAGGAGGATCATTAAACTAGGTACTTGTTTTttatcttcatcatcatttgtCCCTCTTACATCATTCTGGGTCTCCTCTGTTTCATCATTTGTCTATGGAAGAGAGGGAGAAGATTAATCTAGGCATATAAATACATAATGCAGGAACATCTAGTGAAACAAAAATAACCTAGTGCACCTTAAAACAACAAACATCATGAGAACTAGTAATTCGACTACAGGCAGTGTTGATACGGAAGAATAAAATgtgtaacaaataaataaataaaaaacgaaTCTAAAggcttcaaatttatttaagtaatgAAATTATGATATCACTTGTCAGTATAAGAAGGCAAAAATGAAATATTGAGGATTCAATATATCTATTATCACAAGGTAGCAAAGGAAAATAGTACTAGCCATAGTTATAAACTTGAAACAAATCCAAGATGCAGTAAATATATTGTTTAGGGAAATTAGAACAATTAGTtatcaagaatgaaaaaaattataagatttgaatgacaaataaaaaaatagtgagaGCGTACAGTTGGAGGGAAATCTTGGGAAGACTTTAATTGGGTTCTTCGATTGACTGAGGAAATTAGGGGGCGCGGAAACCCGCGAGATGGAAAAGATAAGATTTGGGGTTTTAGGGTTTGAAAGGGCTTTGAAGAGAAGGGAGTAGAACAAGGACAAGAACCCAACAGAGATTGGTTGGAAAGAAAAGTAGCCATCGTTTGCTTCTCTTCTCTCGTTCGTGCGAAGGTAACAAAGAGATATAATGTGTGTTGGTCGTTTATTTGTGTGGTTTGGTTTGTGAGTTTGTCCATCTTTCCGGTTTTGATTggtgtgaagaagaaaaaaaggtaaagtattttttttctacaaaattttccatttttattttaattctctataataaaaaaaattgtcttactttcctccttataatttgaaaatactCCCTTCTTAACTTCAAAATGCAATTTATCAaaggttaatttttttggtaaggGAATcattaaatgttaattataacTACTTTGAggtgaaatgttttttttttctttttcacaataTATTATTCTTAGAAATAAATAGCTTTTTCACTGGtttcattttatattcttaatttattttattgtaaactCTATTTATGAAATATTACTCATTTCCTAAGTAAATGTCATTGGATGAAAAAATATTCCTCAATAGTGCCCCTTTGAACTTAAgtatatgaagaagaaaaaattgactaaaaataagtaaagttaaatttttaattattttgacctgatattatttttaaaatatttttcaattaattataattttaatagctcatttttattcttaatatgaaGTTGAATGAAggacacttaaaaaaaattattttttaaatgtcaaaATTAAATGACATTGACAAACTTTCTTGAACTCCATGTAGTTAAAACCTTCATCGCTTACAATATTATTCCCTTTGGTCTctgttataagaaaaatataaatacttcatgtttattaagaaaattaattaatttcattaaattgtcATTTCCAAttcaaaaataaacatttttcctAAATTATCTTTTACTAGAATTtgatataaagtaaaaaaaaaatcattgactttattaaatgaaaggTATTTTAAAGATAgtgtcattaaataaaatacagataatttagattttatttatatttgagaaaaacaATAAGGAGTAGTTCCTTAGTAAGGTGGCATTAAATGCAATAATGCATAACCCAGTATAGCAACTAGGTGACGCATTGTCTAgaaaatgcttttatttttgaCGCAACACTTCATTTTTTAGTTTGTAtgacaccaaaaaaaaaaaaaaacctttgcaACACCCTCCCTCTTAACCAATAAGGCAATGACACCGCAGAAATGATGTGGGAAATAAGATACTAGAGTTTGTTTGGATACAAGTTTTGAAGTGCTCTTGAGAGTTTTCCGGAAAAAACTCTATATTTGCATTAGAGAAACTCAAATGCACTTCTCACATGTATCCAAGCATACCTTAGTAAAAGTTAAGACCACAAAATATGCCTTAAACATACAATGGCACCGTCATACACTTAACCAAATAAAAGAAGCTGCATTTAGAAATATCATAAATTGTAAGATATTAGCATAATTTGTTTGGCCCAAATATTACGGAGTTGGTTTAGATCCAAGtttcatgaaacaaaaaaagaaaacggCACACTAGTGGGTCAAAAGGGTGGTCAGCCTCCAGCCTGTTTGAAGTACCTACCTGCATGAAAAGCAACCAAAGTTAATCAAAACATGAAATTTAGTCACATAATCATGAAATGCCTTTAAATCAAACAGCAAATCAAGCTAACCCGTGTAAGCTGTTCAAATTATATAAAGACACTCCCTTGAGGAGCAAGAGTTACAAATTCCCCTTTTTAGCCATTGAATTTTCATGCTATAAGGAGCACCTTTTATCCTCCCCAACAAAGTTCTGGATAAtcaaaacaaacattcatctattattttgtatttatgctAGTTTCGAAAAGATAATCCATCCTACTCACACAACCATAACTTTTCAGTGTCCACCTAGTCAGTTCGTCATCAATTTATGGTATACTAATTTTGGCTGTGAGATGCATTGTTGTCATAAATGATTTAGAACATGGATTAAAAGTTTCTTTTCAACAATCAGCAAACAGGTCAACAATGAACATATGTTTGGGAAGTTAGACCAGTCACCGGCCTGCCATGCCCATGATGCAATAACATCTGATCATCTAAATTAAATATGACGTAATGCCATAATCTAAATAAGGAAGACGAAATTCACATTATGGTTTTCCACTTTACTGTATTACACATAAAGcaataattatgattttggCTCTGTCCATGTTCAATCAAAATACACTAGAAATAGCAAAACCATAAATTATTGCTGATTATCATTTGGGGGGGAGTAAATCTATGTGGAACTTGGTCAGAACAATCCCTCAAAAGATACAACTCGTACATTCAAACAACATAATAAACAGAGCAATAAATGTAATTGAGCTAACATAATCAATCTTTTCCGTATAAAATTGGTCAATAAAGCAACAGTAGCtgattttataattgatttgttTCTAGTAAGAAATTCAATTTACTCAGATATAAGCATACCTGTACAGCTACTTTCACAAGTAAGAATCCTCATCTGTGGAGCCTCTTTGACATTGGCATTCATCTCCTGCGCAAGTGCAACCAGTATTGCAAACCATTTTCAACAGGCCGTTCTGTGTGAATGACTGCACCAAACAGTTGAAATGAAATAGACACACATTTTCCTGAGTTGCCAACCGTACCCTGACACCACGACACCCTGGACGAATCATCTGTCTCCGTAGCGATCTTCACTTTCATTCCGGGGCTCCACTCAACACTCATTGCTTCATTCACAGCCTCAGTCTTCACCACAAACTCCGACCACCCACCTTTCGGATAATAAACAACCTCGAACGGCATGCTCCTCGCCGCCAGTTCCGCCGCCTCCGCAACCACCTTCGCCGACAGCTTCCCCCTCCCGTCCCTCGAGAAAACCTCTCTcacctcctcttcctcttcctcctcctcatcCACCTTGATCCTCGTTCCGACATCGCCACCCTTCCCAGGAGAGAAGCGCGTGGTGCGGCGAATTCCGACGAGCAACCCTCCCCTGGAGTTCTTCATGAAAACCACGGCGTCGCCGGCGACGAGCTTCTTGTTGTTCACGAACGTGCTCCAGCCGGTGGTCAGCAGGTGCCGCCGCGGCGTCCCGCGGTAGATGTGGCGGAACTCCCAGACGAAGCCGTGCACGTCGGTGACGAGGAGGTTCTGCACCGGCGGGTCCGCCGGGAAGTTCAGCGGCGGAAAGATACACGTCGAAGTGTCCCTGCGGGAAGTAGTAAACCCTAGAATGCAGCGTGGGGATCTCCACAGTGGTTCCAGAGCAGACTCGCCAGATTTCGGGGTCCAGAACGCCCGGCTGCGACGGCGGTGACGGCGGCGGTTGGCGAGGCATTGTTCACTCACACGGAAATAGAATTCGCTACACAATAGAGATTTGGTTAGGGTTTTCAAACATACATGATAGCAGCAACAGAATCGAATGAGTGTGGTGTTTTTATTATTGTGTTGTGTGTGAAAGTGGTGatctgagagagagagagaataacaAACAGGCACAGACGTGGGTGAATGCAAACAATTAACTacctttcaattatttttttgccctcggaatttatttcataataaactgAATGATTCCTGTTCTGAAACTGTTGATGAGGATAATTTCTTTCGTCAAAAAgataatgtaattaaaaaaatatattatcattttatctgTAAAATGTGGGAAGTTTAACTAACTCTGCTGCTTTATCTGCTAAAAGAATTAAAGAAATGTAATGTTACTGTTGTTTGTTGTCTACGTTTAAATTTGTTGCTCTCCCTGAATTAATTACTACTTCATTTAAATGGTACTAGTACggtttaagaaaaacaaaatgtgtCATGAAATTGGTGATTAATGTAGACATATTTCTAATTTGATTGTGTTAGGATTTTAATAACGTGTGTATAAAAGAGTAATAGATActtttcttttaacattttaaCTAGGGGAAAAGGCCCCCAAATTCTCttgcattttgcataaattTGAAATGCATtggtggattttttttaaaaatttctttttttttctaaacttaCGGTAAggatgaaaatatattatttaaatctttAGAATAAATTATATGTTCATAATAAACCTAAATGAAATAGATGTATTTAGAAATAAGTCATTTCAAAACAAATTCTTCCTAAATACACCAgtcattctattttattttaaaattaaattaattgtataagtttaaaaaatacctAAAGTTAAAGATTTCTTAATAAGTAATGTTGTTCCAATACCTAACCAATGACAACTAAAGTCCCAATAAAAAAGATGTTGGTTCCTACTGGAAGGTGAAATGGGTTTTGAAATTTACTAACTCTTTACTTTGAACTTATAATAAATTCTATAAAAGTAAGTGAGAAGGTAGATTTTTATGTAAAGTggatattaaaagaaaaacaacaatcTCCAAAGAGGAACGTACATTTTCGGTTAAAGGATATGTTCTATTCTGAATCACTATCAGGCAATAGTTGCACTGCCGGGGCAAGCACACTTGCCTTGAAATTTGACAACGAGTGTATTGCTGGTATTTGTTAATCT comes from the Glycine soja cultivar W05 chromosome 6, ASM419377v2, whole genome shotgun sequence genome and includes:
- the LOC114415363 gene encoding uncharacterized protein LOC114415363, coding for MATFLSNQSLLGSCPCSTPFSSKPFQTLKPQILSFPSRGFPRPLISSVNRRTQLKSSQDFPPTTNDETEETQNDVRGTNDDEDKKQVPSLMILLEAYKEAFFNGDQNTVAQIEEGIYSIANRKNKLIQKLSSLSADKAASKKSYLRLQADFDNFRKRTDKERLNIQSDAQQQVIEKLLLMVDNFERTQQQIKAATEKEKKIGVSYQGIYKQFVEVLRNHNVSVVATVGKPFNPLQHEAVAREESTEFKKGIIIKESRRGFLLRDRVLRPALVKVSLGPGNKKSPVSPDKSVEQPSTAAGIDER
- the LOC114414296 gene encoding auxin response factor 17-like — translated: MEVVNCLHSPTSVPVCYSLSLSDHHFHTQHNNKNTTLIRFCCCYHVCLKTLTKSLLCSEFYFRVSEQCLANRRRHRRRSRAFWTPKSGESALEPLWRSPRCILGFTTSRRDTSTCIFPPLNFPADPPVQNLLVTDVHGFVWEFRHIYRGTPRRHLLTTGWSTFVNNKKLVAGDAVVFMKNSRGGLLVGIRRTTRFSPGKGGDVGTRIKVDEEEEEEEEVREVFSRDGRGKLSAKVVAEAAELAARSMPFEVVYYPKGGWSEFVVKTEAVNEAMSVEWSPGMKVKIATETDDSSRVSWCQGTVGNSGKCVSISFQLFGAVIHTERPVENGLQYWLHLRRR